The Brassica napus cultivar Da-Ae chromosome C7, Da-Ae, whole genome shotgun sequence genome has a segment encoding these proteins:
- the LOC106445613 gene encoding plastid division protein PDV2, with protein MEDEEGIGLILARATELRLKIADRIDTSSTDVSSPREGKKDEIAGNQEKDFDSFSSDDADDEEEADEQLLRIRDALESLESQLAALQNLRQRQQYEKQVALSEIDYSRKILLEKLKEYKGKELEVLREASTFAGERVDYENDLLLPPYPVHPPPLSLGLDNNNGYLPHLPLNQKKSADANGFGSGHVRKEAEVKGPNGIVRFLGSVAKIMLPIIGVISVLSASGYGPEIKKRGVSFKLLGLFPQRVVRAPNQCPPGKVLVIEDGEARCLVKERVEIPFESVSAKRDVTYGYG; from the exons ATGGAAGACGAAGAAGGCATCGGGTTAATTCTAGCAAGAGCCACCGAGCTCAGACTCAAGATCGCCGATCGTATCGATACCTCCAGCACTGATGTTTCTTCTCCCAGAGAAGGAAAGAAAGATGAGATTGCTGGGAATCAAGAAAAGGATTTTGACTCATTCAGCTCTGACGAtgcagatgatgaagaagaagctgatgaaCAGCTTTTGCGTATACGCGATGCTCTTGAATCTCTTGAGTCTCAGCTTGCTGCTTTACAG AATCTACGGCAAAGACAACAGTACGAGAAGCAAGTAGCTCTCTCTGAGATTGATTACAGCAGGAAGATTTTGCTCGAGAAGCTCAAGGAGTACAAAGGAAAAGAACTTGAAGTGCTACGCGAGGCTTCCACTTTTGCTGGCGAAAGAGTTGATTATGAGAACGatcttctccttcctccttACCCTGTTCACCCTCCTCCTCTCTCCCTCGGTTTAGATAATAACAATGGCTACTTACCTCATTTACCGTTAAACCAGAAGAAATCTGCAGATGCAAATGGGTTTGGTTCAGGACATGTGAGAAAGGAAGCAGAGGTCAAGGGTCCTAATGGAATTGTTCGCTTCTTAGGCTCTGTTGCAAAGATCATGCTACCAATCATCGGCGTAATTTCAGTCTTGTCTGCTTCCGGCTATGGTCCAGAGATCAAAAAAAGAGGTGTGTCATTCAAACTTCTGGGGCTTTTCCCTCAACGAGTAGTCAGAGCACCGAACCAATGCCCGCCTGGGAAAGTTCTTGTGATTGAAGACGGTGAAGCAAGGTGTCTTGTGAAGGAAAGAGTCGAAATACCTTTTGAGTCGGTGAGTGCGAAACGAGATGTAACTTACGGATATGGTTGa
- the LOC106445612 gene encoding probable E3 ubiquitin-protein ligase ARI2 isoform X1, whose product MDDYLSGEEEDDYYYTSDQESLEGLDHDQSNLQPLSSSGNTAKVITKESLLAAQREDLRRVMELLTLKEHHARTLLIHHRWDVEKLFAVLVEKGKDYLFSGAGLTLVEDDPTFSPSSPMMMTCDICVEDVATHHMTRMDCGHCFCNNCWAAHFTVKITEGQSKRIRCMAYKCNAICDEDVVRSLVSETQPDLADKFDRFLIESYIEDNKMVKWCPSTPHCGNAIRVEDDELCEVECSCGFQFCFSCSYQAHSPCSCSMWELWRKKCHDESETVNWITVHTKPCPKCFKPVEKNGGCNLVTCICGQSFCWLCGGATGRDHTWSSISGHSCGRYQEDKEKQLERAKRDLYRYMHYHNRYKAHIDSSKLEDRLSDTILEKVSILEKRQLQLRDFSWVTSGLHRLFRSRRVLSYSYPFAFYMFGEELFKDEMSAEEREIKQNLFEDQQQQLEVNVEKLSKFLEEPFDQFADDKVTQIRIQVINLSVAVDTLCKTMYECIDNDLLGSLQLGIHNIAPYRTNGIERASDFISSREAAGEKCQPSNSGWNSEDTSCSPRKRPRKEGIYRNSQTTLLDLNLPADVIERK is encoded by the exons ATGGATGATTATCTGAGCGGCGAGGAGGAGGACGATTACTATTACACCTCCGATCAAGAGTCTCTCGAGGGCCTTGATCATGATCAATCCAATCTCCAACCTCTTTCATCCTCTGGAAATACCGCCAAG GTCATTACAAAGGAATCGCTTTTGGCTGcacag AGGGAGGATCTGCGGAGAGTGATGGAGTTGTTAACGCTTAAGGAGCACCATGCTCGGACTCTTCTTATCCATCACCGATGGGACGTTGAGAAGCTTTTTGCTGTACTTGTTGAGAAAGGGAAAGATTACTTGTTTTCTGGTGCCGGTCTTACACTCGTTGAAGATGATCCCAccttttctccttcttctcccaTGATGATGACGTGTGATATCTGCGTTGAGGATGTAGCTACTCATCACATGACAAGAATGGACTGTGGCCATTGCTTTTGCAATAACT GTTGGGCTGCGCATTTTACCGTAAAGATAACTGAAGGTCAGAGCAAAAGGATTAGATGCATGGCTTATAAATGCAACGCTATTTGCGATGAAGATGTCGTCAGGAGTCTAGTTAGTGAAACCCAACCTGATTTAGCAGACAAGTTTGATCGTTTTCTTATCGAGTCTTACATCGAAGACAACAAAATGGTGAAGTGGTGCCCGAGCACTCCGCATTGTGGGAATGCAATACGTGTTGAGGATGACGAGCTCTGTGAAGTTGAATGCTCTTGTGGGTTTCAGTTCTGTTTCAGCTGTTCCTATCAAGCCCACTCCCCTTGCTCTTGTTCCATGTGGGAGCTGTGGAGGAAAAAATGCCATGATGAGTCTGAGACTGTTAATTGGATAACTGTTCACACCAAGCCGTGTCCCAAATGTTTCAAACCCGTTGAAAAGAATGGTGGATGCAACCTCGTGACTTGTATCTGCGGACAATCGTTCTG TTGGTTGTGTGGTGGAGCTACGGGAAGGGATCACACTTGGTCTAGTATCTCGGGTCATAGTTGTGGTCGGTACCAAGAAGACAAAGAGAAACAGCTGGAGAGAGCTAAAAGGGATCTTTACCGGTATATGCATTACCATAACCGCTACAAGGCACATATCGATTCCTCCAAGCTAGAGGATAGGCTTAGTGATACTATCCTCGAAAAGGTGTCAATTTTAGAGAAGAGGCAGTTACAGCTTAGAGACTTCAGCTGGGTTACGAGTGGGCTCCACCGGTTGTTTAGATCAAGACGAGTTCTCTCGTATTCATACCCTTTCGCGTTTTACATGTTTGGAGAAGAGCTGTTCAAAGACGAGATGAGTGCTGAAGAGagagaaataaaacaaaacctgTTTGAGGATCAGCAGCAGCAGCTTGAAGTAAACGTTGAGAAACTTTCCAAGTTCTTGGAGGAGCCCTTTGATCAATTCGCTGATGATAAAGTCACGCAGATAAGGATTCAAGTCATCAATTTGTCAGTTGCAGTGGATACCCTCTGCAAAACAAT GTATGAATGCATTGATAATGACTTGCTGGGTTCTCTGCAACTTGGCATCCACAATATTGCTCCATACAGAACAAATGGGATAGAACGAGCATCGGACTTTATTAGTTCCCGTGAAGCTGCTGGTGAGAAATGCCAACCTTCGAATTCAG GATGGAACTCTGAAGACACAAGTTGCTCTCCGAGGAAACGTCCCAGAAAAGAAGGAATTTACAGAAATAGTCAAACCACTTTACTGGATTTAAACTTGCCAGCGGATGTCATTGAGCGGAAATGA
- the LOC106445612 gene encoding probable E3 ubiquitin-protein ligase ARI2 isoform X2 produces the protein MINPISNLFHPLEIPPSICVGHYKGIAFGCTVQREDLRRVMELLTLKEHHARTLLIHHRWDVEKLFAVLVEKGKDYLFSGAGLTLVEDDPTFSPSSPMMMTCDICVEDVATHHMTRMDCGHCFCNNCWAAHFTVKITEGQSKRIRCMAYKCNAICDEDVVRSLVSETQPDLADKFDRFLIESYIEDNKMVKWCPSTPHCGNAIRVEDDELCEVECSCGFQFCFSCSYQAHSPCSCSMWELWRKKCHDESETVNWITVHTKPCPKCFKPVEKNGGCNLVTCICGQSFCWLCGGATGRDHTWSSISGHSCGRYQEDKEKQLERAKRDLYRYMHYHNRYKAHIDSSKLEDRLSDTILEKVSILEKRQLQLRDFSWVTSGLHRLFRSRRVLSYSYPFAFYMFGEELFKDEMSAEEREIKQNLFEDQQQQLEVNVEKLSKFLEEPFDQFADDKVTQIRIQVINLSVAVDTLCKTMYECIDNDLLGSLQLGIHNIAPYRTNGIERASDFISSREAAGEKCQPSNSGWNSEDTSCSPRKRPRKEGIYRNSQTTLLDLNLPADVIERK, from the exons ATGATCAATCCAATCTCCAACCTCTTTCATCCTCTGGAAATACCGCCAAG CATTTGTGTAGGTCATTACAAAGGAATCGCTTTTGGCTGcacag tGCAGAGGGAGGATCTGCGGAGAGTGATGGAGTTGTTAACGCTTAAGGAGCACCATGCTCGGACTCTTCTTATCCATCACCGATGGGACGTTGAGAAGCTTTTTGCTGTACTTGTTGAGAAAGGGAAAGATTACTTGTTTTCTGGTGCCGGTCTTACACTCGTTGAAGATGATCCCAccttttctccttcttctcccaTGATGATGACGTGTGATATCTGCGTTGAGGATGTAGCTACTCATCACATGACAAGAATGGACTGTGGCCATTGCTTTTGCAATAACT GTTGGGCTGCGCATTTTACCGTAAAGATAACTGAAGGTCAGAGCAAAAGGATTAGATGCATGGCTTATAAATGCAACGCTATTTGCGATGAAGATGTCGTCAGGAGTCTAGTTAGTGAAACCCAACCTGATTTAGCAGACAAGTTTGATCGTTTTCTTATCGAGTCTTACATCGAAGACAACAAAATGGTGAAGTGGTGCCCGAGCACTCCGCATTGTGGGAATGCAATACGTGTTGAGGATGACGAGCTCTGTGAAGTTGAATGCTCTTGTGGGTTTCAGTTCTGTTTCAGCTGTTCCTATCAAGCCCACTCCCCTTGCTCTTGTTCCATGTGGGAGCTGTGGAGGAAAAAATGCCATGATGAGTCTGAGACTGTTAATTGGATAACTGTTCACACCAAGCCGTGTCCCAAATGTTTCAAACCCGTTGAAAAGAATGGTGGATGCAACCTCGTGACTTGTATCTGCGGACAATCGTTCTG TTGGTTGTGTGGTGGAGCTACGGGAAGGGATCACACTTGGTCTAGTATCTCGGGTCATAGTTGTGGTCGGTACCAAGAAGACAAAGAGAAACAGCTGGAGAGAGCTAAAAGGGATCTTTACCGGTATATGCATTACCATAACCGCTACAAGGCACATATCGATTCCTCCAAGCTAGAGGATAGGCTTAGTGATACTATCCTCGAAAAGGTGTCAATTTTAGAGAAGAGGCAGTTACAGCTTAGAGACTTCAGCTGGGTTACGAGTGGGCTCCACCGGTTGTTTAGATCAAGACGAGTTCTCTCGTATTCATACCCTTTCGCGTTTTACATGTTTGGAGAAGAGCTGTTCAAAGACGAGATGAGTGCTGAAGAGagagaaataaaacaaaacctgTTTGAGGATCAGCAGCAGCAGCTTGAAGTAAACGTTGAGAAACTTTCCAAGTTCTTGGAGGAGCCCTTTGATCAATTCGCTGATGATAAAGTCACGCAGATAAGGATTCAAGTCATCAATTTGTCAGTTGCAGTGGATACCCTCTGCAAAACAAT GTATGAATGCATTGATAATGACTTGCTGGGTTCTCTGCAACTTGGCATCCACAATATTGCTCCATACAGAACAAATGGGATAGAACGAGCATCGGACTTTATTAGTTCCCGTGAAGCTGCTGGTGAGAAATGCCAACCTTCGAATTCAG GATGGAACTCTGAAGACACAAGTTGCTCTCCGAGGAAACGTCCCAGAAAAGAAGGAATTTACAGAAATAGTCAAACCACTTTACTGGATTTAAACTTGCCAGCGGATGTCATTGAGCGGAAATGA
- the LOC106445612 gene encoding probable E3 ubiquitin-protein ligase ARI2 isoform X3: protein MELLTLKEHHARTLLIHHRWDVEKLFAVLVEKGKDYLFSGAGLTLVEDDPTFSPSSPMMMTCDICVEDVATHHMTRMDCGHCFCNNCWAAHFTVKITEGQSKRIRCMAYKCNAICDEDVVRSLVSETQPDLADKFDRFLIESYIEDNKMVKWCPSTPHCGNAIRVEDDELCEVECSCGFQFCFSCSYQAHSPCSCSMWELWRKKCHDESETVNWITVHTKPCPKCFKPVEKNGGCNLVTCICGQSFCWLCGGATGRDHTWSSISGHSCGRYQEDKEKQLERAKRDLYRYMHYHNRYKAHIDSSKLEDRLSDTILEKVSILEKRQLQLRDFSWVTSGLHRLFRSRRVLSYSYPFAFYMFGEELFKDEMSAEEREIKQNLFEDQQQQLEVNVEKLSKFLEEPFDQFADDKVTQIRIQVINLSVAVDTLCKTMYECIDNDLLGSLQLGIHNIAPYRTNGIERASDFISSREAAGEKCQPSNSGWNSEDTSCSPRKRPRKEGIYRNSQTTLLDLNLPADVIERK, encoded by the exons ATGGAGTTGTTAACGCTTAAGGAGCACCATGCTCGGACTCTTCTTATCCATCACCGATGGGACGTTGAGAAGCTTTTTGCTGTACTTGTTGAGAAAGGGAAAGATTACTTGTTTTCTGGTGCCGGTCTTACACTCGTTGAAGATGATCCCAccttttctccttcttctcccaTGATGATGACGTGTGATATCTGCGTTGAGGATGTAGCTACTCATCACATGACAAGAATGGACTGTGGCCATTGCTTTTGCAATAACT GTTGGGCTGCGCATTTTACCGTAAAGATAACTGAAGGTCAGAGCAAAAGGATTAGATGCATGGCTTATAAATGCAACGCTATTTGCGATGAAGATGTCGTCAGGAGTCTAGTTAGTGAAACCCAACCTGATTTAGCAGACAAGTTTGATCGTTTTCTTATCGAGTCTTACATCGAAGACAACAAAATGGTGAAGTGGTGCCCGAGCACTCCGCATTGTGGGAATGCAATACGTGTTGAGGATGACGAGCTCTGTGAAGTTGAATGCTCTTGTGGGTTTCAGTTCTGTTTCAGCTGTTCCTATCAAGCCCACTCCCCTTGCTCTTGTTCCATGTGGGAGCTGTGGAGGAAAAAATGCCATGATGAGTCTGAGACTGTTAATTGGATAACTGTTCACACCAAGCCGTGTCCCAAATGTTTCAAACCCGTTGAAAAGAATGGTGGATGCAACCTCGTGACTTGTATCTGCGGACAATCGTTCTG TTGGTTGTGTGGTGGAGCTACGGGAAGGGATCACACTTGGTCTAGTATCTCGGGTCATAGTTGTGGTCGGTACCAAGAAGACAAAGAGAAACAGCTGGAGAGAGCTAAAAGGGATCTTTACCGGTATATGCATTACCATAACCGCTACAAGGCACATATCGATTCCTCCAAGCTAGAGGATAGGCTTAGTGATACTATCCTCGAAAAGGTGTCAATTTTAGAGAAGAGGCAGTTACAGCTTAGAGACTTCAGCTGGGTTACGAGTGGGCTCCACCGGTTGTTTAGATCAAGACGAGTTCTCTCGTATTCATACCCTTTCGCGTTTTACATGTTTGGAGAAGAGCTGTTCAAAGACGAGATGAGTGCTGAAGAGagagaaataaaacaaaacctgTTTGAGGATCAGCAGCAGCAGCTTGAAGTAAACGTTGAGAAACTTTCCAAGTTCTTGGAGGAGCCCTTTGATCAATTCGCTGATGATAAAGTCACGCAGATAAGGATTCAAGTCATCAATTTGTCAGTTGCAGTGGATACCCTCTGCAAAACAAT GTATGAATGCATTGATAATGACTTGCTGGGTTCTCTGCAACTTGGCATCCACAATATTGCTCCATACAGAACAAATGGGATAGAACGAGCATCGGACTTTATTAGTTCCCGTGAAGCTGCTGGTGAGAAATGCCAACCTTCGAATTCAG GATGGAACTCTGAAGACACAAGTTGCTCTCCGAGGAAACGTCCCAGAAAAGAAGGAATTTACAGAAATAGTCAAACCACTTTACTGGATTTAAACTTGCCAGCGGATGTCATTGAGCGGAAATGA